The proteins below come from a single Anaerobaca lacustris genomic window:
- a CDS encoding NPCBM/NEW2 domain-containing protein, with protein MRSSTKQQWILACSLVCLGAVGASAAIVPLGELDLTKMPTGWGKPQVNRSITAQTLSIGGRTFATGVATHAESILHIALDGKTERFTAYVGVDDATGPRGSVRFRVFGDGKVLFDSGLMTGNDPAKRVDVSLVGVRQMILLVGSGGDGVDFDHANWAEAEFTVGGRKPETLDVPEPPAEEAVRLTPKPGPAPKINGPRVYGCRPGRPFLYRIPCTGTRPIAFSAANLPDTLHLDKNTGIITGAAPVERGEYPVTLEAKNDHGSDRRTFAIIVGDTLALTPPMGWNSWYIHYYHVTEEHMRNAADVMVSSGMADYGYSYVNIDDCWMKKRGDEPYRDARGAILPNAKFPDIKGMVDYIHGKGLKAGLYTGPGPWTCAGYVASHEHERIDAEKFAEWGFDFLKHDWCSYSAVAGGTDLEHMKRPFQLMGDILKSLDRDIVFNLCQYGMADVWTWGGEVGGHCWRTTGDLGLEQGSLLPGFYQIGLSNARHYEYAKPGQWNDPDYILIGRIGNAHRHDEEPKPTTLTPSEQYSYMSMWCLMAAPLFYSGDMRYLDEFTLNVLCNAEVIDVDQDPLGIQARPLVQDDETLIMAKPMADGSLTVGLFNLTQLPREMSVDWSLLGLAGKRVVRDLWRQKDLGTFDGRFTATVTRHGVVLVRLIPAP; from the coding sequence ATGCGTTCCAGTACAAAGCAACAATGGATTCTGGCGTGTTCTCTGGTCTGTCTCGGCGCCGTGGGCGCATCGGCGGCGATCGTGCCGCTAGGTGAGCTGGACCTGACGAAGATGCCCACCGGCTGGGGCAAGCCGCAGGTCAACCGGAGCATCACGGCCCAGACGCTGTCGATTGGCGGACGCACGTTTGCTACCGGCGTCGCGACGCACGCCGAGTCGATTCTGCACATCGCCCTGGACGGCAAGACCGAGCGTTTCACCGCCTACGTCGGCGTCGACGACGCGACAGGTCCGCGCGGCTCCGTCCGCTTCCGAGTCTTCGGTGACGGCAAGGTGCTGTTTGACAGCGGCCTGATGACGGGCAACGACCCGGCCAAACGAGTCGACGTCTCTCTGGTCGGCGTCCGGCAGATGATCCTTCTGGTCGGCTCCGGCGGTGACGGCGTCGACTTCGACCACGCCAACTGGGCCGAGGCTGAGTTCACAGTCGGCGGACGGAAACCTGAGACGCTCGACGTACCGGAACCGCCCGCCGAGGAGGCGGTCCGGCTGACGCCCAAGCCAGGTCCGGCCCCGAAGATCAACGGGCCGAGGGTGTACGGCTGCCGGCCGGGACGGCCGTTTCTCTATCGCATCCCCTGCACAGGCACGCGACCGATCGCGTTCAGCGCCGCCAATTTGCCCGACACGCTACACCTGGACAAGAACACAGGGATCATCACCGGCGCCGCTCCCGTTGAGCGAGGCGAATACCCCGTGACGCTTGAAGCGAAGAACGACCACGGCAGCGACCGGCGCACCTTCGCCATCATCGTCGGCGACACGCTGGCCCTGACCCCGCCGATGGGCTGGAACAGTTGGTACATCCATTACTACCACGTGACCGAAGAGCACATGCGAAACGCCGCCGACGTCATGGTCAGTTCCGGCATGGCCGACTACGGGTACAGCTACGTCAATATCGACGACTGCTGGATGAAGAAGCGCGGCGACGAGCCCTACCGCGATGCGCGGGGCGCGATCCTGCCCAACGCCAAGTTCCCCGACATCAAGGGCATGGTCGATTACATCCACGGCAAAGGCCTCAAGGCCGGGCTCTACACCGGGCCCGGGCCGTGGACCTGCGCCGGGTACGTCGCCAGCCACGAGCACGAGCGGATCGACGCCGAGAAGTTCGCTGAGTGGGGTTTCGATTTCCTCAAGCACGACTGGTGCTCCTATAGCGCGGTCGCCGGCGGCACGGATCTCGAACACATGAAGCGGCCGTTTCAGTTGATGGGCGATATCCTCAAGAGTCTGGACCGCGACATCGTGTTCAACCTGTGCCAGTACGGCATGGCCGACGTCTGGACCTGGGGCGGCGAGGTCGGCGGACACTGCTGGCGCACCACCGGCGATCTGGGCCTCGAACAAGGCAGCCTGCTGCCGGGGTTCTATCAAATCGGCCTGAGCAACGCCCGGCACTACGAGTACGCCAAGCCTGGACAGTGGAACGACCCCGACTACATCCTGATCGGGCGGATCGGCAACGCGCATCGACACGACGAGGAGCCCAAGCCCACGACGCTGACGCCGAGCGAGCAGTACAGCTACATGTCGATGTGGTGCCTGATGGCCGCCCCGCTGTTCTACTCGGGCGACATGCGGTATCTCGATGAATTCACCCTCAACGTGCTATGCAATGCCGAGGTCATCGACGTCGATCAGGACCCGCTGGGCATCCAGGCCAGGCCGCTCGTGCAGGACGACGAGACCCTGATCATGGCCAAGCCGATGGCCGACGGCTCGCTGACGGTGGGCCTGTTCAACCTGACCCAACTGCCCCGCGAGATGAGCGTCGATTGGTCGCTGCTGGGCCTGGCGGGCAAGCGCGTCGTGAGAGACCTGTGGCGGCAGAAGGACCTCGGAACGTTCGACGGCCGCTTCACCGCCACCGTAACCCGCCACGGCGTCGTCCTGGTCCGCCTGATCCCCGCCCCATAG
- a CDS encoding peptidase U32 family protein, translating to MSAGIELLAPARDASVAIAAIRCGADAVYVGAPQFSAREAASNTISAIQQIIDFARPYYVRVYVALNTLLSDDELARAEKMIGQLHRIGIDGLIVQDVGLLELDLPPVPLIASTQMHNATIEKVQFLEAVGFSRVILARELTLEQIREIRRQTTIELECFIHGALCVGVSGRCCMSYAIGGRSGNRGQCAQPCRRRYSLKDRHGRTLAEDRHLLSLKDLNLSGHLAALIDAGITSFKIEGRLKDAPYVANTVGFYRRRLDALLAEKGLRRTSAGLSELAFEPDPARTFNRGFTDYGLAGCRSHVASMDSPKSMGEFVGTVAGVEKSCFLLDGDHDLHNGDGICFFDTQRQLAGTLVNRVEGRRVYPQKMHGIRAGRRIHRNYDRLFCAKLTDKAAERRIEVTMHLYETPEGLALSGRDEDGNEATVAIVTATQPARNEEAARKTITTQLTKLGNTLFVCRDLRMEIKNVCFLPVSQLNAARRELIARLMGARESSRPRPTGAIRKNSVAYPEKHLTYLGNVLNRKAEAFYRRHGVETIEPAAESGLDLSGRIVLTTKYCVCLELELCTGPRSGAAAEPLILEDEDGRAFEVRFRCGPCGMEILAP from the coding sequence ATGTCTGCCGGAATCGAACTGTTAGCCCCAGCCCGCGACGCCTCGGTCGCGATCGCCGCGATTCGCTGCGGGGCCGATGCCGTCTACGTCGGCGCGCCGCAGTTCAGCGCCCGTGAGGCGGCCAGCAACACGATCTCGGCGATCCAGCAGATCATCGACTTCGCCCGCCCGTATTACGTCCGGGTCTATGTGGCCCTGAACACGCTGCTGAGCGACGACGAGCTGGCCCGGGCCGAGAAGATGATCGGCCAACTCCATCGCATCGGCATCGACGGCTTGATCGTCCAGGACGTCGGCCTGCTCGAACTGGACCTGCCGCCCGTTCCGCTGATCGCCAGTACGCAGATGCACAACGCAACGATCGAGAAGGTCCAGTTCCTCGAAGCGGTCGGCTTTTCGCGCGTGATCCTGGCCCGCGAGCTGACGCTCGAGCAGATCCGCGAAATCCGCCGGCAGACCACGATCGAACTGGAGTGCTTCATTCACGGCGCGTTGTGCGTGGGCGTCAGCGGGCGGTGCTGCATGAGCTACGCCATCGGCGGACGCAGCGGCAATCGCGGCCAGTGTGCCCAGCCTTGCCGTCGACGTTACAGCCTCAAGGACCGACACGGCAGGACCCTTGCCGAGGACCGCCATCTGCTGTCGTTGAAAGACCTGAATCTGTCCGGTCACCTGGCGGCGTTGATCGACGCCGGGATCACGTCGTTCAAGATCGAGGGCCGGCTCAAAGACGCCCCGTACGTCGCCAACACCGTCGGCTTCTACCGCCGCAGACTCGATGCCCTCCTCGCCGAGAAAGGCCTCCGCCGAACCAGCGCAGGTCTGTCCGAACTGGCCTTCGAGCCCGATCCCGCCAGGACGTTCAATCGCGGGTTCACCGACTACGGTCTGGCCGGATGCCGTTCGCATGTCGCGTCGATGGACAGTCCGAAATCAATGGGCGAATTCGTCGGAACGGTAGCCGGCGTCGAGAAATCGTGCTTCCTCCTCGACGGCGACCACGACCTGCACAACGGTGATGGGATTTGTTTCTTCGACACGCAACGACAGTTGGCCGGGACCCTCGTCAATCGCGTCGAGGGCCGCAGGGTGTACCCGCAGAAGATGCACGGCATCCGCGCCGGGCGGAGAATCCATCGCAACTACGATCGCCTCTTCTGTGCCAAGCTGACCGACAAGGCCGCCGAGCGGCGCATTGAGGTGACGATGCACCTGTACGAGACGCCCGAAGGACTGGCGCTGTCGGGCCGCGACGAGGACGGCAACGAGGCAACCGTCGCCATCGTAACCGCCACCCAGCCGGCCCGGAACGAAGAGGCCGCCCGCAAGACAATCACCACACAACTGACGAAGCTCGGCAACACACTGTTCGTCTGTCGTGACCTGCGTATGGAGATAAAGAACGTCTGCTTCCTCCCCGTCTCGCAGTTGAACGCCGCCCGACGTGAACTCATCGCGCGGTTGATGGGGGCGAGAGAGAGCAGTCGCCCCCGCCCCACCGGCGCGATCCGCAAGAACTCGGTCGCTTATCCCGAGAAGCATCTGACGTATCTGGGCAACGTCTTGAACCGCAAGGCCGAGGCGTTCTATCGTCGTCACGGCGTCGAAACCATCGAGCCGGCGGCCGAGTCCGGCCTGGACCTGTCCGGCCGCATCGTCCTGACCACCAAGTACTGTGTGTGCCTGGAACTGGAGCTGTGCACCGGACCGCGATCCGGCGCCGCTGCCGAGCCGTTGATCCTCGAGGATGAGGACGGCCGCGCGTTCGAGGTGCGCTTTCGCTGCGGGCCCTGCGGCATGGAGATCCTGGCGCCCTGA
- a CDS encoding precorrin-2 dehydrogenase/sirohydrochlorin ferrochelatase family protein: MPKYPIFLDLTDRRVVLVGGGAVAVRKAGVLLDAGARLVVVADHAGDVLTGLCTERGAQLIRAKYAKEYIAEAVLAIAATNDEKVNRQVYNDCQELGILCNVVDDPPLCDFFVPAVVRRGDLQIAIGTDGYCPAYAGHLREKLEAIFTEQHGLFLAELEWARKRIIEVIEDPADRKVLLGELVDDESFDYFTANGSDAWREKTQACIESHQTKN, from the coding sequence ATGCCAAAATACCCGATATTTCTGGATCTGACAGATCGACGCGTCGTGCTCGTCGGCGGAGGCGCCGTGGCCGTGCGGAAGGCTGGCGTTCTGCTCGATGCCGGGGCGCGTCTGGTCGTCGTGGCCGACCACGCCGGCGACGTGCTGACCGGACTGTGCACCGAGCGCGGCGCCCAATTGATCCGCGCCAAGTACGCCAAGGAGTACATCGCCGAGGCCGTGCTCGCAATCGCCGCGACCAATGACGAGAAGGTCAATCGGCAGGTCTACAACGACTGTCAGGAGTTGGGTATCCTCTGCAACGTCGTGGACGATCCGCCGTTGTGCGACTTCTTCGTTCCGGCCGTCGTTCGACGCGGCGACCTGCAAATCGCTATCGGCACCGACGGCTACTGCCCTGCCTACGCCGGCCATCTCCGCGAGAAGCTCGAGGCAATCTTCACCGAGCAGCACGGCCTGTTCCTGGCCGAACTCGAATGGGCCCGAAAGCGGATCATCGAGGTTATCGAAGACCCCGCCGACCGCAAAGTCCTGCTCGGCGAACTCGTCGACGACGAATCGTTCGACTACTTCACCGCCAACGGATCAGACGCCTGGCGCGAGAAGACACAGGCATGCATCGAGTCACACCAGACGAAAAACTGA
- a CDS encoding Fe-S-containing hydro-lyase, with translation MIELRAPLADNDVRRLKAGDEVVVRGVVYTARDMAHKRLCAALDDGQELPIDLKGAIIYFVGPTPARPGAVIGAAGPTTSSRMDPFSPKLIAHGLRATMGKGYRSDEVRQALKEYGAVHLATLGGAGALLSKHIVSAQVVAYEDLGTEAIRRLEVVDFPAVVAYDAAGGNVYDMIRDRSGV, from the coding sequence GTGATCGAATTGCGTGCGCCCCTGGCGGACAACGATGTTCGTCGGCTGAAAGCGGGTGATGAGGTGGTCGTTCGCGGCGTGGTGTATACTGCCCGCGACATGGCCCACAAACGGCTCTGTGCCGCGCTCGATGATGGGCAGGAGCTTCCGATCGACCTGAAGGGGGCGATCATTTACTTCGTCGGCCCGACGCCGGCGCGGCCGGGGGCGGTGATCGGTGCGGCCGGACCGACCACGTCGTCGCGGATGGACCCGTTCAGTCCGAAACTGATCGCGCACGGGCTGCGTGCGACGATGGGCAAGGGCTATCGCAGCGACGAAGTCCGACAGGCGCTGAAAGAGTATGGAGCGGTGCATCTGGCGACGCTCGGGGGCGCCGGGGCACTGCTGAGCAAGCACATTGTTAGTGCTCAGGTCGTCGCCTACGAGGACCTGGGGACTGAGGCGATTCGCCGGCTGGAGGTGGTTGATTTCCCTGCGGTGGTGGCATATGATGCCGCCGGGGGTAATGTGTACGACATGATTCGCGATCGTTCCGGAGTATGA
- the ychF gene encoding redox-regulated ATPase YchF, producing the protein MKAALLGLMQSGKSTIFSAISGKAVPPMGATAIEEAIVSVPDARLDWLETLYKPKKTVQATIDVLDLPGFSFTDEHGRAAARRLIGQIRTADMLVLVVRAFENPSVAAYRNSVDWKRDWAELQTELLLSDLELVTTRVEKLEKQVHKPTKTQAQDKAELALQLRLQEAIEAEQPISSVIHTDEERAIVKSLGFLTLKPMAVVVNVGEDQAGDAIPVDGPISAVTMCAKLEHELAQLDAESRKTFMADLGIAESAAEKFVQMCYSTLGLVSFLTVGPDEVRAWPIKDGTVAVEAAGKIHSDIKRGFIRAETMAYTDLKELGDEKAVKAAGKMRLEGKEYVIKDGDIINFRFNV; encoded by the coding sequence ATGAAGGCAGCGTTGCTTGGGCTGATGCAGTCCGGCAAGAGTACGATCTTTTCGGCCATCAGCGGCAAGGCGGTCCCCCCGATGGGGGCCACGGCGATTGAGGAGGCGATCGTTTCGGTCCCCGACGCCCGGCTTGACTGGCTCGAAACGCTCTACAAACCCAAGAAGACGGTCCAGGCGACCATTGACGTGTTGGATCTGCCGGGTTTCAGCTTCACCGATGAGCACGGTCGCGCTGCGGCCCGACGGCTGATCGGGCAGATTCGCACGGCCGACATGCTGGTCCTGGTCGTTCGGGCGTTCGAGAACCCGAGCGTCGCGGCGTACCGCAACAGCGTCGACTGGAAGCGCGATTGGGCCGAGTTGCAGACCGAACTGCTGCTGAGCGACCTGGAACTGGTCACCACGCGGGTCGAGAAGCTGGAGAAACAGGTTCACAAGCCCACCAAGACGCAGGCGCAGGACAAGGCCGAGTTGGCCCTCCAGTTGCGGTTGCAGGAGGCGATCGAGGCCGAGCAGCCGATCAGCTCTGTGATCCATACCGACGAGGAGCGGGCCATCGTCAAATCGCTGGGCTTCCTGACGCTCAAGCCGATGGCGGTCGTCGTCAATGTCGGTGAGGACCAGGCCGGCGACGCGATCCCGGTGGATGGACCGATCTCGGCGGTGACGATGTGCGCCAAACTCGAACACGAGCTAGCTCAGTTGGACGCCGAGAGCCGAAAGACCTTCATGGCCGATCTGGGGATTGCCGAATCGGCAGCCGAGAAGTTCGTTCAAATGTGCTATTCCACGCTGGGCCTGGTCAGTTTTCTTACGGTAGGCCCCGACGAGGTGCGGGCTTGGCCGATCAAGGACGGGACCGTGGCCGTGGAGGCCGCCGGTAAGATCCACAGCGACATCAAGCGGGGGTTCATTCGGGCCGAAACGATGGCCTACACGGACCTGAAGGAGCTGGGTGATGAAAAGGCGGTCAAGGCAGCCGGGAAGATGCGTCTGGAAGGCAAGGAATACGTCATCAAAGACGGCGATATCATCAATTTCCGCTTCAACGTATAG
- a CDS encoding zinc-dependent alcohol dehydrogenase encodes MRAAVLTGVRKMEVREVPDPKIEKGTDVLLKIEKVGVCGSDVHYFETGRIGSQVVQFPYIVGHECAATVAKVGPDVKGLKVGQEVVVEPAVSCHACEQCRAGRENTCFHLRFLGTPGQGNGCLSEYIVMPEECCLPTDGRISIEQGVLCEPLAIAVYAVKQSHPAGGADVAILGAGPIGLSCLVSAKAAGVGDCYMTEKIDERVEIARRAGATWVGNPLKEDVVASILKDKPLGMDIVYECAGQQETIDHAVDLLKPGGKLLLIGIPREDRISLSIDKIRRKEVTIVNVRRQNRCTHEAMDLVASGAVDVDFMVTHRFGLDRIQEAFELVAAYEDGVVKVMIEM; translated from the coding sequence ATGAGAGCAGCGGTATTGACGGGCGTTCGCAAGATGGAGGTCAGGGAGGTTCCCGATCCGAAGATCGAGAAGGGGACCGATGTCCTGCTGAAGATTGAAAAGGTGGGGGTCTGCGGCTCGGACGTCCACTACTTTGAGACGGGACGGATCGGCTCGCAGGTCGTGCAGTTCCCGTACATCGTCGGCCACGAGTGCGCCGCGACGGTGGCCAAGGTCGGGCCCGACGTGAAGGGCCTGAAAGTGGGCCAGGAGGTGGTGGTCGAGCCGGCGGTGTCCTGCCACGCGTGCGAGCAGTGCAGGGCGGGCCGCGAAAACACGTGTTTCCATCTGCGTTTTCTCGGCACGCCGGGGCAGGGCAACGGGTGTCTGTCGGAGTATATCGTGATGCCCGAGGAGTGCTGTCTGCCGACGGACGGGAGAATCTCCATCGAGCAGGGGGTGCTCTGCGAGCCGCTGGCGATTGCGGTCTATGCGGTCAAGCAGTCGCATCCGGCCGGGGGGGCCGATGTGGCGATCCTCGGGGCCGGGCCGATCGGGTTGTCCTGCCTGGTCAGCGCCAAGGCGGCAGGCGTCGGCGATTGCTATATGACCGAGAAGATCGACGAGCGCGTCGAGATCGCCCGGCGGGCCGGGGCTACGTGGGTCGGCAATCCGCTCAAGGAGGATGTGGTGGCGTCGATCCTCAAGGACAAGCCGCTCGGGATGGATATCGTGTATGAGTGTGCGGGCCAGCAGGAGACGATCGACCATGCGGTCGATCTGCTCAAGCCGGGCGGCAAGCTCCTGTTGATCGGTATTCCGCGTGAGGATCGTATTTCCTTGTCCATCGACAAAATCCGCCGCAAGGAGGTAACGATCGTCAACGTGCGCCGTCAGAACAGGTGTACCCACGAGGCGATGGATCTGGTCGCGTCGGGGGCGGTCGACGTCGATTTCATGGTGACCCATCGGTTCGGGCTCGATCGCATCCAGGAGGCCTTCGAACTGGTCGCCGCATACGAAGACGGCGTTGTCAAGGTGATGATCGAGATGTGA
- a CDS encoding competence/damage-inducible protein A: MVDRVKQACIVSVGNELLSGHTVDTNAAYIARQLRSIGIPTISSHMVADLQSTIVQALRLAAEEADIVIVTGGLGPTDDDLTREGFSEFLGVELELREDLLVRLGEYFQRRGVPMVRKNALQARIPKGAQVVPNEWGTAPGILAEKDGKVFFALPGVPREMERMLAASVLPRLRAMASSQAMAVRKLKCFGAGESAIAEMIGDAMDRDRNPLVNCTAHMGVITLEIVATSQTVAEAERLAQGQEAALREILGLLVYGVGEETLAEVVGRQLQRLGKTLAVAESCTGGLLAKLITDIPGASGYFTRGWVTYSNQAKVEELGVPRELIERYGAVSESVAEAMARGARRKARADFAIGITGIAGPDGGTDEKPVGLVCICVDVEGQVEVVREVFPWERSFVRLRAAQTALEMLRRGFSR; encoded by the coding sequence ATGGTCGATCGGGTCAAGCAGGCGTGTATCGTCAGTGTGGGCAACGAGCTTCTCAGCGGCCATACGGTCGATACAAACGCCGCCTACATCGCTCGACAGTTGCGTTCGATCGGGATTCCGACGATCAGTTCGCACATGGTGGCCGACCTGCAATCGACGATTGTCCAGGCGCTGCGGCTGGCCGCTGAGGAGGCCGATATCGTGATCGTCACCGGCGGTCTGGGGCCGACTGACGACGACCTGACGCGAGAGGGTTTTTCCGAGTTTCTCGGGGTCGAACTGGAACTTCGAGAGGACCTGCTTGTCAGATTGGGTGAGTATTTCCAGCGGCGTGGTGTGCCGATGGTCCGCAAGAACGCCCTCCAGGCCCGCATCCCGAAGGGGGCTCAGGTCGTGCCCAATGAGTGGGGCACGGCACCGGGGATCCTCGCTGAAAAGGACGGGAAGGTCTTCTTCGCACTTCCCGGGGTCCCGCGGGAGATGGAGCGCATGCTGGCGGCATCGGTTCTTCCCAGGCTGCGGGCGATGGCGTCGTCCCAGGCGATGGCGGTGCGGAAGCTCAAGTGCTTCGGCGCCGGAGAATCGGCGATCGCCGAGATGATTGGCGATGCGATGGACCGGGACCGCAATCCGCTGGTGAACTGTACGGCTCACATGGGGGTGATCACGCTCGAAATCGTCGCCACATCGCAGACCGTTGCCGAGGCCGAGAGACTGGCTCAAGGCCAGGAAGCCGCGCTGCGCGAGATTCTCGGACTGCTGGTCTACGGGGTAGGCGAAGAGACCCTGGCCGAGGTGGTCGGCCGGCAGTTGCAGCGACTGGGAAAGACGCTGGCGGTCGCCGAGTCCTGCACGGGCGGTCTGCTCGCCAAGCTGATCACGGATATCCCCGGGGCCAGCGGGTACTTCACACGCGGGTGGGTCACCTACAGCAACCAGGCCAAGGTTGAGGAGCTGGGCGTGCCGCGGGAGCTGATCGAGCGGTATGGTGCGGTCAGCGAGTCGGTTGCTGAGGCGATGGCCCGGGGGGCGCGTCGCAAGGCCCGCGCCGACTTCGCCATCGGCATCACCGGAATCGCGGGACCGGACGGCGGGACCGACGAGAAACCTGTCGGTTTGGTGTGCATTTGCGTGGACGTGGAAGGGCAGGTGGAGGTGGTGCGGGAGGTGTTCCCCTGGGAACGCTCCTTCGTGCGACTGCGTGCCGCACAGACGGCGCTGGAGATGCTGCGACGTGGATTCAGCCGTTGA
- a CDS encoding GspE/PulE family protein produces the protein MTKKRRHLGEILYKAGLVKKEALIDAIKTGKSNNKRLGQVLLDLKLIDEETLAKALAKQFGLKYVDLDQITIPSDAVKIVPEDLIRRHGILPLSVANGRLKLIIGDPMDLDMMDSVRLRLNTELECYLASPKKIRSYIDGSLEQEVETEEDDRLKHSIDATAAELAEVGSELAAEALRAQAADADDDGPIIRLVNLIIDTAYRMRASDIHVEPMADRVRIRYRVDGVCLEKDNIPKNMQPALVTRLKILSGMDIAEKRLPQDGRIKRNIEGQDIDFRVSSLPGNHGPSVVLRILRPDAVNIGIESLGFEQDNYETFQRIIKRPNGIFLVTGPTGSGKTTTLYAALQELNKPDKKIITAEDPVEYNFAGMNQCQVKTEIGLTFDKLLRSMLRQAPNIILVGEIRDSEVADIAIQAALTGHLVFSTLHTNDACGAITRLIDMGVKPFLVASSIQAIMAQRLVRVICKKCRTIDENPNPHFLRLLDIDPEEVKKNPVYKGAGCSVCQNTGYKGRLGIFEMLEMNAEMRELAFKRAPTTELRKAARAGGMRTLTYDGKLKIFKGITTAEEVSRIAQAEGVVEE, from the coding sequence ATGACCAAAAAACGCAGGCACTTAGGGGAAATCCTCTATAAGGCGGGGCTCGTCAAGAAAGAGGCCCTGATCGATGCCATCAAGACCGGCAAGTCGAACAACAAGCGGCTCGGCCAGGTTTTGCTCGATCTGAAGCTGATTGACGAAGAGACCCTCGCCAAGGCCCTGGCCAAACAGTTCGGCCTGAAGTACGTCGATCTGGACCAGATCACGATCCCCTCCGATGCGGTGAAGATCGTTCCGGAAGACCTGATCCGCCGCCACGGCATTCTGCCCCTGAGCGTTGCCAACGGTCGTCTGAAGCTGATTATCGGCGATCCGATGGATCTGGACATGATGGATTCCGTTCGGTTGCGGCTGAACACCGAGCTTGAGTGCTACCTTGCCAGTCCGAAGAAGATCCGGTCGTACATTGACGGGTCGCTCGAACAGGAGGTCGAGACGGAGGAGGATGACCGGCTCAAGCATAGCATCGACGCCACGGCGGCGGAACTGGCTGAAGTCGGCAGCGAACTGGCGGCTGAGGCGTTGCGGGCCCAGGCGGCCGACGCCGATGACGATGGACCGATCATCCGACTGGTGAATCTGATCATCGACACGGCGTATCGCATGCGGGCCAGTGATATTCACGTGGAGCCGATGGCGGACCGCGTCCGCATCCGGTATCGCGTCGACGGGGTTTGCCTCGAAAAAGACAACATCCCCAAGAACATGCAGCCGGCCCTGGTCACGCGTCTGAAGATTCTCTCCGGCATGGACATTGCGGAAAAACGGCTTCCCCAGGACGGTCGTATCAAGCGGAATATTGAAGGCCAGGACATCGATTTCCGTGTCTCGAGCCTTCCGGGAAACCACGGGCCCAGCGTCGTTCTTCGTATTCTGCGGCCCGATGCGGTCAACATCGGAATCGAGTCGCTGGGGTTCGAGCAGGACAATTATGAGACGTTCCAGCGGATCATCAAGCGCCCGAACGGCATCTTCCTGGTGACCGGTCCGACCGGTAGCGGCAAGACCACAACTCTGTATGCCGCCTTGCAGGAACTCAATAAGCCCGATAAGAAGATCATCACGGCTGAAGACCCGGTGGAATACAACTTCGCGGGCATGAACCAGTGCCAGGTCAAGACGGAGATCGGCCTGACGTTCGACAAGCTCCTTCGTTCCATGTTGCGTCAGGCGCCGAATATCATCCTCGTCGGCGAAATCCGCGATAGCGAAGTGGCCGACATCGCTATTCAGGCGGCCCTGACGGGACACCTGGTGTTCAGCACGCTGCACACCAATGATGCGTGCGGTGCAATCACGCGTCTGATCGATATGGGGGTCAAGCCGTTCCTGGTGGCCAGTTCGATTCAGGCGATTATGGCCCAGCGTCTGGTTCGCGTGATCTGCAAGAAGTGCCGGACGATCGACGAGAACCCGAATCCGCACTTCCTGCGGCTCCTCGACATCGATCCGGAGGAGGTGAAAAAGAACCCTGTCTACAAGGGCGCCGGTTGCAGCGTATGCCAGAACACCGGCTACAAGGGCCGGCTCGGCATCTTCGAGATGCTCGAAATGAACGCGGAGATGCGGGAACTGGCGTTCAAACGCGCACCGACGACGGAACTGCGGAAGGCCGCCAGGGCGGGCGGGATGCGTACGCTGACGTATGATGGGAAGCTGAAGATTTTCAAGGGGATTACCACGGCCGAGGAGGTCTCGCGAATTGCCCAAGCCGAAGGCGTGGTGGAAGAGTAG